One genomic window of Hymenobacter sp. J193 includes the following:
- a CDS encoding nucleoside permease, producing the protein MTSSIRVKLSFMMFLEFFIWGAWFVTLGTYLLRNLGASGTQVGVAFLTQSIGAIVAPFIVGLIADRFFSAQKILGVLHLAGAVLLWRASQAPDFSSFYPSILTYMILYMPTLALVNSIAFRQMQNPQKEFAPIRVLGTLGWIVAGLTIGRLNWEQSNSLQSTFLMAAGASALLGVFSFTLPATPPVKKGQSSSVGSLLGLDAIGMLKNRSYLTFFLASIAICIPLAFYYGFTNPFLNEVGMKAAAGVQSLGQVSELLFMLAIPLFFSKLGVKKMLAIGMAAWVLRYVCFAYGNGESGYWLLIAGIVLHGICYDFFFVTGQIYTDNLAGEQFKSSAQGFITLATYGVGMLIGTLLSGRIFDSYQLSAGTHDWRMIWLIPAGIAAAVLVLFLLLFKERNTAPVSTEAAGVDANARLANAS; encoded by the coding sequence ATGACTTCTTCAATCCGGGTAAAACTGTCCTTCATGATGTTCCTGGAGTTCTTCATCTGGGGCGCGTGGTTTGTCACGCTGGGCACGTACTTGCTGCGCAACCTGGGGGCCTCGGGCACACAGGTGGGCGTGGCGTTTCTTACCCAGTCCATCGGGGCCATTGTGGCGCCCTTCATCGTGGGGCTCATTGCCGACCGGTTTTTCTCGGCCCAGAAGATTCTGGGCGTGCTGCACCTAGCCGGAGCGGTGTTGCTGTGGCGCGCTTCCCAGGCCCCGGATTTCAGCAGCTTCTACCCTAGCATCCTCACCTACATGATCTTGTACATGCCCACGCTGGCGCTGGTGAACTCCATTGCCTTCCGGCAGATGCAGAATCCGCAGAAGGAGTTTGCGCCCATCCGGGTGCTGGGCACCCTGGGCTGGATTGTGGCCGGCCTCACCATCGGGAGGCTGAACTGGGAGCAAAGCAACAGCCTCCAGTCCACCTTCCTGATGGCGGCCGGGGCCTCGGCCCTGCTGGGCGTATTCAGCTTCACGCTGCCGGCTACCCCGCCGGTGAAGAAAGGGCAGTCAAGCTCCGTGGGCAGCTTGCTGGGACTCGATGCCATTGGCATGCTGAAAAACCGCTCCTACCTCACATTTTTCCTGGCGTCCATTGCCATCTGCATTCCACTGGCGTTCTACTACGGCTTCACCAACCCCTTCCTGAACGAAGTGGGCATGAAGGCCGCCGCCGGGGTGCAGAGCCTCGGGCAGGTATCGGAGCTGCTGTTTATGCTGGCCATTCCGCTGTTTTTCAGCAAGCTGGGCGTCAAGAAGATGCTGGCTATTGGCATGGCGGCCTGGGTGTTGCGCTACGTGTGCTTCGCCTACGGCAACGGGGAAAGCGGCTACTGGCTGCTGATTGCGGGCATCGTGCTACACGGCATCTGCTACGACTTCTTCTTCGTAACAGGCCAGATCTACACCGACAACCTGGCTGGCGAGCAGTTCAAAAGCTCGGCTCAGGGCTTCATCACGCTGGCTACCTACGGCGTGGGCATGCTGATTGGCACGCTGCTTTCGGGCCGCATCTTCGACAGCTACCAGCTCTCGGCCGGTACCCACGACTGGCGCATGATCTGGCTGATACCGGCCGGTATTGCCGCCGCGGTGCTGGTGCTGTTCCTGCTCCTGTTCAAGGAGCGCAACACCGCACCTGTTTCCACTGAGGCAGCCGGCGTTGATGCCAATGCCCGTTTGGCCAACGCCAGCTAG
- a CDS encoding c-type cytochrome, whose amino-acid sequence MKNAFLLLTLCASLASCGSESDKPAAKESYTLADETVPAADSATGANISAVARQPQVDTNATKIGTAPTGGAVAGGAKLIQSADCASCHREAEKLLGPAYKDVAAKYPATEANVSMLAGKIITGGSGNWSDIAMTPHPGLSQKDAEEMTRYILSLK is encoded by the coding sequence ATGAAAAACGCGTTTCTGCTCTTAACGCTCTGCGCCAGCCTGGCTTCCTGCGGCTCCGAATCCGACAAGCCTGCCGCCAAAGAATCCTATACCTTGGCCGATGAAACCGTGCCGGCCGCCGATAGCGCCACCGGTGCCAACATCAGCGCCGTGGCCCGCCAGCCTCAGGTAGACACCAACGCCACCAAAATCGGGACGGCGCCTACGGGCGGGGCGGTGGCCGGCGGGGCCAAGCTCATCCAGTCGGCCGACTGCGCCAGCTGCCACCGCGAAGCCGAGAAGCTGTTGGGCCCGGCCTACAAGGATGTGGCCGCCAAATACCCCGCCACGGAGGCCAACGTGAGCATGCTGGCTGGGAAAATCATAACCGGCGGCAGCGGCAACTGGAGTGATATTGCCATGACGCCCCACCCCGGTCTCTCCCAGAAAGACGCCGAGGAAATGACTCGCTACATTCTGAGTCTGAAGTAA
- a CDS encoding sugar phosphate isomerase/epimerase, which translates to MKTIKGPGIFLAQFIGDQAPFNSLANICEWAAGLGYKGLQLPTLDSRFIDLKLAAESQTYADELRGTVQAAGLEITELSTHLQGQLVAVNPVYDQLFDGFAPEEVRGNPAARQQWAVQQLKYAAQASQRLGLTAHATFSGALLWPYVYPWPQRPAGLVETGFTELARRWRPILDVFDECGVDVCYEIHAGEDLHDGVSYEQFLAKVDHHPRACLLYDPSHFVLQCLDYLEYIDIYHERIRAFHVKDAEFNPTGRQGVYGGYQGWADRAGRFRSLGDGQVDFKAIFSKLTQYDYPGWAVLEWECALKHPEDGAREGAPFIQNHIIRVTDKVFDDFAASGIDAARNNSLLGF; encoded by the coding sequence ATGAAAACCATCAAAGGACCCGGCATTTTTCTGGCCCAGTTCATCGGCGACCAAGCCCCCTTCAACAGCCTGGCCAATATTTGTGAGTGGGCAGCCGGTCTGGGCTACAAAGGCCTGCAGCTGCCCACGCTGGACAGCCGCTTTATCGACCTGAAGCTGGCCGCCGAGAGCCAGACCTACGCCGACGAGCTGCGCGGTACGGTGCAGGCCGCGGGCCTGGAAATCACCGAGCTATCCACCCACCTGCAGGGCCAGCTGGTGGCGGTAAATCCCGTGTACGACCAGCTGTTCGACGGCTTTGCGCCCGAGGAAGTGCGCGGCAACCCGGCCGCCCGGCAGCAGTGGGCCGTGCAGCAGCTCAAGTACGCCGCGCAGGCTTCGCAACGGCTGGGGCTTACGGCCCACGCCACGTTCAGCGGGGCGCTGCTTTGGCCCTACGTGTACCCGTGGCCCCAGCGCCCGGCCGGTCTCGTGGAAACGGGCTTTACGGAGCTGGCCCGCCGCTGGCGGCCTATTCTGGACGTATTTGACGAGTGCGGCGTGGATGTGTGCTACGAAATTCATGCTGGCGAGGACCTGCACGACGGCGTGAGCTACGAACAATTTCTGGCGAAAGTAGACCACCACCCCCGCGCCTGCCTGCTCTACGACCCCTCCCACTTCGTGCTGCAGTGCCTGGATTACCTGGAGTACATCGACATCTACCACGAGCGAATCCGGGCTTTCCACGTGAAGGATGCGGAGTTCAACCCCACCGGCCGCCAGGGCGTGTACGGGGGCTACCAGGGCTGGGCCGACCGCGCTGGCCGCTTCCGCTCCCTCGGCGACGGGCAGGTGGATTTTAAAGCTATTTTCAGCAAGCTCACCCAGTATGATTACCCTGGCTGGGCCGTGCTGGAGTGGGAATGCGCCCTCAAGCACCCCGAAGACGGAGCCCGCGAAGGCGCGCCTTTCATTCAAAACCACATCATCCGCGTCACCGACAAGGTATTCGACGACTTTGCCGCCTCCGGCATCGACGCGGCCCGCAACAACAGCCTGCTCGGCTTCTAA